In one window of Myotis daubentonii chromosome 13, mMyoDau2.1, whole genome shotgun sequence DNA:
- the LOC132214614 gene encoding heterogeneous nuclear ribonucleoprotein A0-like, which translates to MENSQLCKLFIGGLKVQTSESGLRGHFEAFGTLTDCVVVVNPQTKRSRGFGFVTYSSVEEADAAMAASPHAVDGNTVELKRAVSREDSARPGAHAKVKKLFVGGLTGDVAEGDLMEHFSRFGTVEKAEIIADRRSGEPRGFGFVYFRNHDAADKAAVVKFHPIQGHRVEVKKAVPKEEIHSGGGGSRSGRGGRGGGGRDQNGLSKGGGGGYNRYGGYGGAYNRYGGYGGAYNSYGGYGGGYNRYGGYGGGYDAYGGGGGGGSSYGGSDYGGGFGSYNQHQSAYGPMESGGRGSSWGGRSNSAPYRGGYGGAGGYGGSSF; encoded by the coding sequence ATGGAGAATTCCCAGTTGTGTAAGCTGTTCATCGGCGGCCTCAAGGTGCAGACGAGTGAGTCGGGCCTGCGCGGCCACTTTGAGGCCTTTGGGACCCTGACGGACTGCGTGGTGGTGGTGAACCCCCAGACCAAGCGCTCCCGTGGCTTCGGCTTCGTGACCTACTCCAGCGTGGAGGAGGCCGATGCCGCCATGGCCGCCTCTCCCCATGCCGTAGACGGCAACACGGTGGAGCTGAAGCGGGCGGTGTCCCGGGAGGATTCGGCGCGGCCCGGTGCCCACGCCAAGGTGAAGAAGCTCTTTGTCGGGGGCCTGACAGGAGACGTGGCCGAGGGCGACCTGATGGAGCACTTCTCGCGGTTCGGCACCGTGGAGAAAGCCGAGATCATTGCCGACAGGCGGTCCGGCGAGCCGCGCGGCTTCGGCTTCGTGTACTTCCGGAATCACGACGCGGCGGACAAGGCCGCAGTGGTCAAGTTCCATCCGATCCAGGGCCATCGCGTGGAGGTGAAAAAGGCCGTCCCCAAGGAGGAGATCCACTCCGGCGGGGGCGGCTCCCGGTCGGGCCGAGGTGGCCGGGGCGGCGGCGGTCGCGATCAGAACGGCCTGTCgaagggcggcggcggcggctacAACAGGTACGGTGGTTACGGCGGCGCCTACAACAGGTACGGTGGTTACGGCGGCGCCTACAACAGCTACGGTGGTTACGGCGGCGGCTACAACAGGTATGGTGGTTACGGCGGCGGCTACGATGCCtacggaggcggcggcggcggcggttcGTCCTACGGCGGAAGCGACTACGGTGGCGGCTTCGGCAGCTACAATCAGCACCAGTCCGCCTACGGGCCCATGGAGAGCGGTGGCCGAGGCAGCAGCTGGGGCGGTCGCAGTAACAGCGCACCTTACAGAGGTGGCTATGGCGGTGCGGGTGGTTATGGAGGCAGTTCCTTCTAA